The Chryseobacterium sp. LJ668 genome segment ATTCAAAATAAACATTTCTTTAGCATCTGTTGTAGTAAGAGCATTAATATCAGACATTGTAATGTTTGCAACACCACCTCTTGTTCTTAAAGCATTGATATATCCTAAAGCTGTGGCTGTACTACCTTTTCCATTAACAATTGCTAATTCCGCATACATTAAATAAGCATCCCCCATTCTGAATAAAGCAAAATCTGCATCTGCAAAAGTACCATCACTTCCACTTGCTCCGCCTGCTTTTTTATTAGAAAACTTAATCAACTTTGTACCTTCTTCAAACTTCGAATAATCTGAAATCGATGTAGGATCTGTACTTCCAGCTACTTTCATCACTCTCGCATCTGTTCCTGTAGATTGAATAAATTCCTGACGAGTTCTAAAACCTGCCCAACCTGCATCAACACCTAATATTGTTGCTACTGCATTGGTACAGCTTGCGTGGATTAAAAATGTAGTTCCTCCGTACGTTTTTGTTTTAATACCATCGAAAGTGATAGGAAAAATAGCTTCGTCTTGTGCTCCGTTGATATTATTGTCTGCTTTAAATAGATCAGCGTAAGGTATTGTTGCTACTTTATATGGAGAACCAATTACTTTTGTAATTTCCGTCAGAGCTTCTGTACTTCTATCCACACCAGTATATACCTTTGAATTTTGGTATAGCTTGGCTTTCAACATCCAGGCAGCAGCTTTATCTGCTCTACCGTACTCATTGTTTTTTGCGCCTGCTAAATCTCCATCTATCTCATTCAGCTCTCCTAATAAATAGTTGAAAACATATTCTCTTGACTGTACTGATGGTTTTACACCAGAACCGATAACATCATTTTCTGTAGCAAAAGGAATTTTACCATAAATATCAATAGCATGATAGTAAGATAAAGCTCTTAGGAATCTCGCTTCTGCACGGAAAGTTTTTATTTGAGTTTTTAAATCTGCTGAAACTCCTCTCGATGATAATTTTTCATCTGTCGTTTCTCTTAAAAACTCATTCACTAAGCCAATTTGGAAAAATATTCTTGCAAAAAAAGCTTCATTGAACTTATTATCTGCGTTCCAAGTATTAAAGTTCAAATCTCTGATCCCAGGATTGTCAGATTCTCCCCAAGCGATGATCGCTTCATCAGTTGTTAATTCTTGTAACTGCCAATACCCTCTAATATATTGTGAAAAACCCTCGTTCGGTCCACCATCTGCTTCCAATCCTAAATCTGAATTTCCATTAGGAGAAGTTTGTCCTGTAACCGCTAAGCCTGCATAAATTTTAGCCAAAAACTGTTTATAAGAATCAGGATTGGCATAAAACTGCTCAGATGTATATAATTCATCATCATTTACTTTAACATCTAAATCATTAATACAAGAGGTTGCTGATAGTAGAAATACGCTTGCTATAGCAAGATTTCTTAATTTTATTATATTTAATTTCATTTTCTGTGAATTTTAAAAGTTAGCATTAATCCCTAAAGTGAACATTCTTGCTCTTGGATAAATAGAACCATCTCTACCTTCATTAAACACTTCAGGATCCAGGTTTTTATATTTAGTAATAATGAGGACATTATTTACACCGGTATAAAATCTTATAGAACCATTGTTTTTTAATAAATTATTAAACGTATATCCTAAAGTTACATTATCTAATTTTACAAAACTTCCGTTTTTAACGAAATAATCAGATTCTTTACGGGTTTGTGAAAAATTAGTATTATTAAAATCTACAGGAGCATTATTGATCGTACCATCTACAGTATTATAAATATTACCCAATTGAGCTCTATCTGCAGATATTTGATCATAGACGTAATTTCCAATACTCGCTCTCCAAGCCATAGAGAAATCAATATGTTTTCCAAAAGTTGCATTGGTCATAAAGCCCATTGTTACATCTGCCTGTGGTTTTTTAAAAATATACTTATCTGCAGAAGTTATAACACCGTCATTATTTCTATCAACATATGCTCCTTCTATGGGCTTACCATTAATGTCATATACTTGCTGATAAACATTAAACGCATACGGAGAATATCCTGTCGTAAATGTCTGTATAAAAGCACCTAAACCTACACCACCCTTGTCAATTTTATCTAATTCTAATTCTTTAATATTGATATTATTGTAAGTTGCATTATAATTGAAATTTAGAGTAAAATTTTCTTTTTTCACAGCCTTTATGTCCAAGCCTAATTCTACTCCTTTAGACTGCAATCTACCAATATTTTTAGGACCAATAATTCTTAAATTTTCTAATGGTCCTTCTGGAACAATAGATAGTAAATCTTCTGTATCTGCTAAATAAAAATCTAATGTCCCTGTTACTCTATTCTTAGCAAATCCAAAATCTAATCCCAAGTTATATTTTATACTTTCTTCCCATTTTAAGTTTTCATTATATCCATTGGCTTTTGCAATTTGATAAAATGTATTTCCCAATTGATAAAATAATGTTGTAGAAACATCATAAGTTTTTAAATAATCAACCCTTGGTCCGTCACCAATATCTTGATTCCCAATCTTACCAACACTAGCTCTAAGTTTAAGATCAGATAATGAGGAGTTTCCTTTTAGGAAACTTTCTTCTGAAATTTTCCAAGCAGCTGCAATACCCCCAAAATCTCCCCATCTGTTATTTTTTCCAAAACGTGAAGATCCATCCCTTCTATAATTTACGGTAAGTAAATATTTATTGTTATATCCTAAATTTAATCTACCAAAAAATGCTTGCAAATTAACATCTGGTTTAGAATTCGGATTATAAAATTGAGCAGGGTCTATACCATATACAAGTATATTACCACTTCCAAAGCTTGTCTTATGATAATTTTGATACTCATGACCTCCCATCACATCAAAATTGAATTGCCCAAAAGTTTTAGCATAATTCAACTGTACATTTGCATTTTTATTGAATAGACTTTCACCAGAAAAAGATTCTGATCCATAATATGCAAAAGTGTTATTAATAGAATAATATCCGTTTCTCGAATATTTATTTGTCGTTACATGACCATCGTATTCTCTGGTATCCAAACCTACATTCGCAACTAACCTTAATTCTGGTAAAAAATGGAATTTATATTCCATGTTTACATTTCCAAAAAATCTTTTGAAATTTTGAATATCATGCTTATTTCTTAGCTGTGCTACAGGGTTCGAAACCCCATTAGGATTATACGTTCCTGTAGTAGAGTTAAAATTACCCATTCTATTTTCGTAATAACCATCTCCATAGATAGAATTGTCTTCATAAACAGATTGTGTAGGATTCATAGAAAGTGCATTACCAATAGCTGCTTCGTCGGCATTATTTTTAAATGTATAAGAATAAGTACCTGTAATGTTGAATTTCAAATGATCGTCAAAAAAACTTGGACTGATTGCGATGTTTCCCGTTGTTCTTTGAAAACCTGAAGTTATTAATAAACCGCTATTTTCTAAATGATCTACAGAGAAACGAGTTGGTACTTTTCCAAACAAACTTCCGGAAACTGAAGCATTAATATCATTCGTTACAGAAGTTTTAAAAATTTCGTCTTGCCAATCTGTATTAGAAGTACCTAATTGAGATACTTTATCCGGGACAAATTGATTGATTAGGGCTCTAAACTCATCACCACTATATACTTTAATTTTCTTAGCTAAAGTATTAACAGTGGTAAAAGCATTTAATGATACTCTTAATTTTTTTCCACCTTTTTTTGTGGTAATTAAAATAACACCATTTGAACCTCTAGAACCATAAATTGCAGTAGAAGCAGCATCTTTCAATATAGAAAAAGATTCTATATCATTTGGATTAATAGTAGATAAAGAAACTCCATCTAAAGGTAAACCATCTACAACCAATAAAGGTTCATTACTTGCATTCAAAGAAGAGCCACCCCTTATTCTAATGATCGGTTCACTCCCAGGTGTTCCGGATTGAGTGATTACAACTCCTGCAGCACGGCCATTAATAAGTCCTTCAGCATTTGTTACTGCACCTTTATTAAAATCAGCAGTTGATAAAGAGGTTATAGATCCTGTCAGATCCGTTTTCTTCTGCTTCCCATATCCAATTAATACAACCTCTTCGATGTTTTTCTCTTTCGTAGCAGAGTCTTGTGTTTGCGCGTTCATTACGGAGCTTGCCAATAGAAATGCAGGTGCAATTTTTAGAACCAATGTAAAATTTCTCAAAATATTGTCTTTTTATAGTTTTTTATTATTTTAAAATCATACTGTACAAGCCTGCAATTTAAAAAAAATTTATAATTATCATAATTTTAGATAAATTTTAATTAAAATAATGTAAATTAAACGAAAAATTTTATTTATAAACCTGTTTGTCAGTAATTTACACTAAATTATTCATAACATAACATTCTGTTAACATATAGTAAATTACTAAACGTTTGTTTAACGGTAAAATATTGTTTTTAATGTCAGTAGTTCTTTTTTACCTAAGATTTCTCTTAAAAACCGATTTAAGCAAATAATCTTTATCTTTGCAGACTTAAAACTATACTATAAAATGTCAAACAAAAAGATGATTACGGCGGCTTTGCCTTATGCAAACGGACCGGTTCATATTGGGCATTTGGCGGGAGTTTACATTCCTGCAGATGTTTATGCGAGATTTCAGAGAAGATCGGGAAAAGACGTTGCTTTCATCTGCGGTTCAGATGAGCACGGAATTCCTATTACCATAAGAGCTAAAAAAGAAGGAGTTACACCACAGGATATCGTCGATAAATACCACGAAATCATCAAAAAATCTTTCTCAGATCTTGGGATTTCCTTTGATGAATATTCTAGAACCACTTCA includes the following:
- a CDS encoding RagB/SusD family nutrient uptake outer membrane protein encodes the protein MKLNIIKLRNLAIASVFLLSATSCINDLDVKVNDDELYTSEQFYANPDSYKQFLAKIYAGLAVTGQTSPNGNSDLGLEADGGPNEGFSQYIRGYWQLQELTTDEAIIAWGESDNPGIRDLNFNTWNADNKFNEAFFARIFFQIGLVNEFLRETTDEKLSSRGVSADLKTQIKTFRAEARFLRALSYYHAIDIYGKIPFATENDVIGSGVKPSVQSREYVFNYLLGELNEIDGDLAGAKNNEYGRADKAAAWMLKAKLYQNSKVYTGVDRSTEALTEITKVIGSPYKVATIPYADLFKADNNINGAQDEAIFPITFDGIKTKTYGGTTFLIHASCTNAVATILGVDAGWAGFRTRQEFIQSTGTDARVMKVAGSTDPTSISDYSKFEEGTKLIKFSNKKAGGASGSDGTFADADFALFRMGDAYLMYAELAIVNGKGSTATALGYINALRTRGGVANITMSDINALTTTDAKEMFILNERAKELYWEGTRRQDLIRLNHYVSGYTWQWKGGIQNGSSIASTRVLFPIPNKYLNINSNLTQNPGY
- a CDS encoding SusC/RagA family TonB-linked outer membrane protein — its product is MRNFTLVLKIAPAFLLASSVMNAQTQDSATKEKNIEEVVLIGYGKQKKTDLTGSITSLSTADFNKGAVTNAEGLINGRAAGVVITQSGTPGSEPIIRIRGGSSLNASNEPLLVVDGLPLDGVSLSTINPNDIESFSILKDAASTAIYGSRGSNGVILITTKKGGKKLRVSLNAFTTVNTLAKKIKVYSGDEFRALINQFVPDKVSQLGTSNTDWQDEIFKTSVTNDINASVSGSLFGKVPTRFSVDHLENSGLLITSGFQRTTGNIAISPSFFDDHLKFNITGTYSYTFKNNADEAAIGNALSMNPTQSVYEDNSIYGDGYYENRMGNFNSTTGTYNPNGVSNPVAQLRNKHDIQNFKRFFGNVNMEYKFHFLPELRLVANVGLDTREYDGHVTTNKYSRNGYYSINNTFAYYGSESFSGESLFNKNANVQLNYAKTFGQFNFDVMGGHEYQNYHKTSFGSGNILVYGIDPAQFYNPNSKPDVNLQAFFGRLNLGYNNKYLLTVNYRRDGSSRFGKNNRWGDFGGIAAAWKISEESFLKGNSSLSDLKLRASVGKIGNQDIGDGPRVDYLKTYDVSTTLFYQLGNTFYQIAKANGYNENLKWEESIKYNLGLDFGFAKNRVTGTLDFYLADTEDLLSIVPEGPLENLRIIGPKNIGRLQSKGVELGLDIKAVKKENFTLNFNYNATYNNINIKELELDKIDKGGVGLGAFIQTFTTGYSPYAFNVYQQVYDINGKPIEGAYVDRNNDGVITSADKYIFKKPQADVTMGFMTNATFGKHIDFSMAWRASIGNYVYDQISADRAQLGNIYNTVDGTINNAPVDFNNTNFSQTRKESDYFVKNGSFVKLDNVTLGYTFNNLLKNNGSIRFYTGVNNVLIITKYKNLDPEVFNEGRDGSIYPRARMFTLGINANF